A region from the Acyrthosiphon pisum isolate AL4f chromosome A1, pea_aphid_22Mar2018_4r6ur, whole genome shotgun sequence genome encodes:
- the LOC103310420 gene encoding uncharacterized protein LOC103310420 produces the protein MNAVKRIVSVAYLIILVTLVQSENCTVKKTYNGTITRERLMTCPSSESDKDAKFCCYDKFDSVDCCNGADHLRHLILKFMPDLLIVLLIIVGLILACCVVCICIPCYCIMSRRRPIYKDSNDNANMVAAVSLPNESEEQK, from the exons ATGAACGCTGTAAAAAGGATTGTGTCAGTCgcgtatctaataatattggtCACATTAGTTCAGA GTGAAAACTGTACGGTAAAGAAAACGTATAATGGAACTATTACAAGAGAACGTCTTATGACTTGCCCATCGTCTGAATCGGATAAAGATGCAAAATTTTGTTGTTACGATAAGTTTGACAGCGTCGATTGCTGCAATGGTGCTGACCATTTACgccattt aattctaAAATTCATGCCAGACCTGTTAATAGTTCTGTTGATAATTGTTGGTCTGATATTGGCATGTTGTGTTGTTTGTATCTGTATTCCATGTTACTGCATCATGAGCCGCCGTCGCCCgatttata aAGATTCAAATGATAATGCAAATATGGTTGCTGCCGTTTCTTTGCCCAATGAATCagaagaacaaaaataa
- the LOC100165616 gene encoding uncharacterized protein LOC100165616, which produces MNLKFCANLSFMYQETNCLLERYSLAAKSGFTSVECAFPYSETLEKLVQAKTNANVQQILINAPRGEAHELGFAAIPSMEDSFRSSIDLAVSYANALNCSKIHVMAGIVVQPTKVNHEAYEKNLTCAAQIFETKEELNYSEWIGLEYNPKGDTDKGLSWLRDIKRTVTF; this is translated from the exons ATGAATTTGAAGTTCTGTGCCAATTTATCATTCATGTACCAAGAAACAAATTGTCTTTTGGAGAGATACAGTTTGGCGGCTAAATCGGGATTTACATCTGTCGAATGCGCATTTCCATACTCAGAAACTTTGGAAAAATTAGTGCAAGCAAAAACAAATGCTAATGTACAACAAATCTTGATAAACGCACCTAGAGGCGAAGCCCATGAACTAGGTTTTGCAGCGATTCCAAGTATGGAGGATAGTTTTCGTTCATCTATTGACTTGGCTGTATCTTATGCAAATGCATTGAACTGTTCCAAGATTCATGTGATGGCAGGCATAGTTGTTCAACCAACAAAAGTCAATCATGaggcttatgaaaaaaatttaacttgtgCTGCACAAATCTTTGAAACTAAAG aAGAACTTAACTACAGTGAATGGATTGGTTTAGAATATAACCCTAAAGGTGATACGGACAAAGGCTTATCGTGGCTAAGGGATATAAAAAGAACAGTAACATTTTGa
- the LOC100165616 gene encoding uncharacterized protein LOC100165616 isoform X1, producing the protein MNLKFCANLSFMYQETNCLLERYSLAAKSGFTSVECAFPYSETLEKLVQAKTNANVQQILINAPRGEAHELGFAAIPSMEDSFRSSIDLAVSYANALNCSKIHVMAGIVVQPTKVNHEAYEKNLTCAAQIFETKGIMGLIEPINKYSAPGYYLNTYERAIDVLNKINSPNLKLQLDIFHLQQIKGDLTNNIKSLLPHVGHIQLAQVPARNEPSTPGEIDYNYIFQLLEELNYSEWIGLEYNPKGDTDKGLSWLRDIKRTVTF; encoded by the coding sequence ATGAATTTGAAGTTCTGTGCCAATTTATCATTCATGTACCAAGAAACAAATTGTCTTTTGGAGAGATACAGTTTGGCGGCTAAATCGGGATTTACATCTGTCGAATGCGCATTTCCATACTCAGAAACTTTGGAAAAATTAGTGCAAGCAAAAACAAATGCTAATGTACAACAAATCTTGATAAACGCACCTAGAGGCGAAGCCCATGAACTAGGTTTTGCAGCGATTCCAAGTATGGAGGATAGTTTTCGTTCATCTATTGACTTGGCTGTATCTTATGCAAATGCATTGAACTGTTCCAAGATTCATGTGATGGCAGGCATAGTTGTTCAACCAACAAAAGTCAATCATGaggcttatgaaaaaaatttaacttgtgCTGCACAAATCTTTGAAACTAAAGGTATTATGGGTTTAATTGAgccaattaataaatattctgcTCCagggtattatttaaatacatatgaaCGAGCAATTGATGttctgaacaaaataaatagccCTAACTTGAAGCTACAGTTAGATATATTCCATTTACAACAGATCAAAGGAGACCTAACAAATAACATTAAGAGTTTGTTACCTCATGTAGGGCACATTCAATTAGCTCAAGTTCCTGCTCGTAACGAACCAAGTACACCAGGtgaaatagattataattatatttttcaacttttagaAGAACTTAACTACAGTGAATGGATTGGTTTAGAATATAACCCTAAAGGTGATACGGACAAAGGCTTATCGTGGCTAAGGGATATAAAAAGAACAGTAACATTTTGa
- the LOC100168356 gene encoding transmembrane protein 209: MRTPPEFQSKKSFKKDLVKDAIQLTITVNRMKQHFIWGSVNVLVLSMLTYDLLVLPYSWYTPWWRFVESVSSIVVLLSLLYHVLSLTKLWITTSTLHLAPEHFQTLGLSNSYIKVKSPDTSSSVLTPPATTSTPINWISNKWNNQQFHVSPDNFGPEKQNKSATKYMTSMNDETIEDISALEQYLKDYDNKNSFSFTERDSEQRSMSLWERSGCSNTSISSMLQNSIYQVASSPEQSKSELNDSTSTVAMASEVWRKFKVDNNKVERWSVSLRTWISQTIISRLVKEIENVDQALYNQGFVDVSIGNVGLERLKKTAHTIQVAQTIPSLLYIIPYFEVSQNQEYVVQRIRELAKGSCLTEYRWNSGGTFKGKEWNSELPSDAVLVMHLLATYLDSQLSPLTRLKGKNPFSVQHLIKYPEKLKSDNKQVVIFQQSNIPPHYSLKIGKETHNFPKGRNNFFYTVLLFLHHIKTTENGLLESVNLGKTGVNMLWIIE, encoded by the exons ATGAG gaCTCCACCAGAATTCCaatcaaaaaaatcattcaaaaaagATTTAGTGAAAGACGCCATTCAGTTAACGATTACTGTTAATCGAATGAAGCAACATTTTATTTGGGGATCTGTAAATGTCCTAGTATTGTCTATGCTGACTTATGATtt attggtCTTACCATATTCTTGGTATACTCCGTGGTGGAGATTTGTTGAATCAGTATCATCAATAGTTGTATTGTTAAGTCTTTTATATCATGTATTGTCCCTTACAAAATTATGGATAACCACTAGTACCTTACACTTAGCACCGGAACACTTCCAGACACTTGGCTTATCCAACT cttatataaaagtaaaatcacCAGATACTTCATCAAGTGTATTAACGCCTCCTGCAACCACAAGTACACCAATTAACTGGATATCGAATAAATGGAACAACCAACAATTTCACGTTTCACCTG acaacTTTGGACCagagaaacaaaataaaagtgcAACTAAGTATATGACTAGTATGAATGATGAAACTATAGAAGATATATCTGCCTTAGAACAATACCTCAAAGACTATGACAACAAAAATAGCTTTTCGTTCactg aaCGCGATTCTGAACAACGGAGCATGTCTTTATGGGAACGTTCCGGTTGCTCAAACACATCTATTTCTTCAATGCTTCAAAATTCTATATACCAAGTAGCATCATCAC ctgAACAATCAAAATCTGAACTTAATGATAGTACTTCTACTGTAGCTATGGCTTCAGAAGTATGGCGTAAATTTAAAGTCGACAATAATAAAGTTGAAAGATGGTCAGTGAGTTTGAGAAct tggATTTCACAAACAATTATTTCTCGGTTGGTcaaagaaattgaaaatgttgatcaaGCTTTATACAACCAAGGATTTGTAGATGTATCAATAGGAAATGTTGGTTTAGAAAGACTTAAAAAAACTGCACATACAATACAGGTTGCTCAAACTATACCtagtttactatatattattccaTATTTCGAAGTATCTCAAAATCAAGAATATGTAGTTCAACGTATAAGag AATTGGCCAAAGGTTCTTGTTTAACCGAATATCGATGGAATTCTGGTGGAACATTTAAAGGAAAAGAATGGAATAGTGAATTACCATCTGACGCAGTT ttagTAATGCATTTACTAGCTACATACCTAGATTCTCAGTTATCCCCATTAACACGTCTTAAGGGAAAAAACCCATTTTCTGTTCAACATCTGATAAAATATccggaaaaattaaaatccgatAATAAGCAAGTGGTCATTTTTCAACAATCAAATATTCCACCTCATTACAGTCTAAAAATTGGTAAAGAAACGCACAACTTTCCaaag GGtcgtaataattttttctacacgGTTTTATTGTTCCTGCATCACATCAAAACGACTGAAAATGGTTTGTTGGAGAGTGTCAACCTTGGAAAGACTGGTGTAAATATGCTCTGgattatagaataa
- the LOC100159462 gene encoding uncharacterized protein LOC100159462: MQCKNNKEEKKILNCICEVNIDGKMALVSLYDDLPHFEYDLTIDNLKNSVTKLRSFVQELKQRIKKLENENTNFQTVNNVLSKNITSLYKTASIEIQRKDKIIDDLRKSQVVPSTSKMFSSTINFKIEKTEVNKSSDSKKNIEETENTIEKTEVLNPNNNDITTTIIIKPNIDIPKTIYHKRMCQKLAQQNDTIDFQKKDVRTDRKYKYRR; the protein is encoded by the exons ATgcaatgtaaaaataacaaggaagaaaaaaaaatactcaactgCATTTGTGAAGTCAATATTGATGGAAAAATGGCTTTAGTATCTTTGTATGATGATCTTCCTCATTTTGAGTACGACCTGACAATtgataat ttgaagAATTCAGTTACAAAACTGAGATCATTTGTTCAAGAACTGAAACAACgtattaaaaaattggaaaatgaaaatacaaatttccaAACTGTTAATAATGTACTGTCTAAAAACATTACATCACTATATAAAACTGCTAGCATTGAAATCCAAaggaaagataaaataattgatgacCTTCGCAAAAG TCAAGTTGTACCATCCAcatcaaaaatgttttcttctactattaattttaaaatagaaaaaactgaAGTCAATAAATCGTCTGATAGCAAGAAAAATATAGAGGAAACTGAGAATACTATAGAAAAAACCGAAGTACTAAatccaaataataatgatattactaCGACCATTATCATTAAGCCTAATATTGATATTCctaaaacaatttatcataaaaGGATGTGTCAAAAATTAGCTCAACAAAATGATACCATTGATTTCCAAAAAAAAGATGTCAGAACagatagaaaatacaaataccGACGATAA
- the LOC115033524 gene encoding phosphatidylinositol 3-kinase 1-like — translation MSTSLIHNESKDIKSNIDIPKTIYYKRMCQKLAQQNDTIDSKKKMSQQIVNTNTGDKITQYKNEELNKDENTFKEMSTSLIHNESKDIINSTLVICESDITPSDCELDTTPITVTCLSPSIDNEFNKSIENDKCLSVNNEREYSSPSQQKTNQSKCNLDTLKCTNNITESRFLNNACRSSSKNISIETSPISKTVLSSINNIEVKQVPITRKTNAKQRDNNNLNKSDKAAHSSCIKDYKKKYDSKTDDKQLSTDILHNQKLCTYDNKKQTSSVNIEVEQIPFIRKTKVLENDNNTLNRFKKVTRESCVKDYKKKYDSKTDNKQLSTDTLHNQKCCTYDNKKQTSSVDIEVEQLPFLRKTKVSENDNNTLNRFKKVTQESCVKDHKNKYGSKTDDKQLSIDILCNQKLSTCEKINQNKVPSINIDVEQFPIKRRKTVKEKDNNSIALSNVRKPSYVTYTTSSIDNEFNKSTENVKCLPVNNEREYSSPFQQKNNRSTCNLDTVKCKNSITESEQLNNSCINSSKNTSIETSPTNKTMIPSINIEVEQGSIFRHSNARKVIIRSTSDDKQETKNGRHVQLITIKDHYSKPMSSFNGAKKIEIDVSKKSFLIEKVVESSSHFYVPQAKKRRAMNFSSSDS, via the exons atGTCAACTTCCCTTATTCATAATGAATCTAAAGATATTAAGTCTAATATTGATATTcctaaaacaatttattataaaaggaTGTGTCAAAAATTAGCTCAACAAAATGATACCATTGATTCCAAAAAAAAGATGTCACAACAGATAGTAAATACAAATACCGGCGATAAgattacacaatataaaaatgaagaaCTTAATAAAgatgaaaatacatttaaagaaatGTCAACTTCCCTTATTCATAATGAATCTAAAGATATTATTAACTCTACACTAGTAATTTGTGAATCGGATATAACACCAAGTGACTGTGAACTTGATACTACCCCA ATAACTGTTACTTGTTTGAGTCCTTCAATCGACAATGAATTTAACAAGTCAATAGAGAATGATAAATGTTTGTCTGTGAATAATGAAAGAGAATATTCAAGTCCATCTcaacaaaaaacaaatcaatCAAAATGCAATTTAGATACGCTTaagtgtacaaataatataacagaatCTAGATTCTTAAATAATGCTTGTAGAAGTTCCtccaaaaatatatctattgaaACAAGTCCCATTAGTAAAACTGTTTTATCATCTATCAACAATATTGAAGTTAAACAAGTTCCTATTACAAGAAAAACTAATGCAAAACaaagagataataataatttaaataaatctgatAAAGCTGCCCACTCATCATGTattaaagattataaaaaaaagtatgactCAAAAACGGACGATAAACAACTTTCTACGGATATACTTCATAACcaaaaattatgtacttatgaCAACAAAAAACAAACGTCGTCTGTCAATATTGAAGTTGAACAAATTCCATTTATAAGAAAGACAAAAGtattagaaaatgataataatactttaaacagATTTAAGAAAGTCACTCGGGAATCATGCGttaaagattataaaaaaaagtatgactCAAAAACGGACAATAAACAACTTTCTACGGATACACTTCATAACCAAAAATGTTGTACTTATgacaacaaaaaacaaacatcGTCTGTCGATATTGAAGTTGAACAACTTCCATTTTTAAGAAAGACAAAAGTAtcagaaaatgataataatactttaaacagATTTAAGAAAGTCACTCAGGAATCATGTGTTAAAGATCATAAAAATAAGTATGGCTCAAAAACAGATGATAAACAACTATCAATAGACATACTTTGTAACCAAAAATTATCCACTtgcgaaaaaataaatcaaaataaagtgCCATCTATAAACATTGATGTTGAACAATTCCctattaaaagaagaaaaacagtaaaagaaaaagataataatagtattgctTTAAGCAATGTGAGAAAACCTTCATATGTTACATATACGACTTCTTCAATTGACAATGAATTTAACAAGTCAACTGAGAATGTTAAATGTTTGCCTGTGAATAATGAAAGAGAATATTCAAGTCCATTTCAACAAAAGAATAATCGATCGACATGCAATTTAGATACCGTTAAGTGTAAAAATAGTATAACAGAATctgaacaattaaataattcttgTATAAATTCCTCCAAAAATACATCTATTGAAACAAGTCCtacaaataaaactatgataCCGTCTATCAATATTGAAGTTGAACAAGGGTCCATTTTTAGACATTCTAATGCGAGAAAAGTAATAATTCGTTCAACTTCTGATGATAAACAAGAAACAAAGAATGGAAGACACGTTCAGTTGATAACTATAAAAGATCATTATTCAAAACCAATGTCTAGTTTTAATGGtgctaaaaaaatagaaatcgaTGTTAGCAAAAAATCTTTTCTTATAGAAAAAGTAGTAGAAAGTAGTAGTCACTTTTATGTACCACAAGCGAAAAAAAGAAGAGCCATGAATTTCAGCAGTTCTGATTCATGA